From the genome of Callithrix jacchus isolate 240 chromosome 7, calJac240_pri, whole genome shotgun sequence, one region includes:
- the CYB561D1 gene encoding putative transmembrane reductase CYB561D1 isoform X4: MQPLEVFSPGTLYLWPWRVYERTSFFSGLQTRHEAYCSLLCSQFCLCMAEAILLFSPEHSPFFFCSRKARIRLHWAGQTLAILCAALGLGFIISSRTRSELPHLVSWHSWVGALTLLAIGGQALCGLYLLCPRAARVSRVARLKLYHLTCGLVVYLMATVTVLLGMYSVWFQAQVKGAVWYLCLALPVYPALVIMHQISRSYLPRKKMEM; this comes from the exons ATGCAGCCCCTGGAG GTCTTTTCTCCTGGCACCCTGTATTTATGGCCTTGGCG GGTGTATGAGAGGACCTCCTTTTTCTCAGGCCTCCAAACCAGACATGAAGCTTACTGCTCTCTCCTATGTTCACAGTTCTGCCTCTGCATGGCCGAAGCCATCCTACTCTTCTCACCTGAACACTCCCCGTTCTTTTTCTGCTCCCGAAAAGCTCGGATCCGGCTCCACTGGGCAGGGCAGACCCTAGCCATCCTCTGTGCAGCTCTGGGCCTGGGCTTCATCATCTCCAGCAGGACCCGCAGTGAATTGCCTCATCTGGTGTCCTGGCACAGCTGGGTAGGAGCCCTGACACTGCTGGCCATTggtggccaggcactgtgtggGCTCTACCTCCTCTGTCCTCGGGCAGCCAGAGTCTCGAGGGTGGCTCGCCTCAAGCTCTACCATCTGACATGTGGACTGGTGGTCTACCTGATGGCTACAGTAACGGTGCTTCTGGGCATGTACTCAGTCTGGTTCCAGGCCCAGGTCAAAGGTGCAGTGTGGTACCTGTGCCTGGCACTGCCTGTGTATCCAGCCCTTGTGATCATGCACCAGATCTCCAGATCCTACTTAccaaggaagaaaatggaaatgtga
- the CYB561D1 gene encoding putative transmembrane reductase CYB561D1 isoform X3, translating to MQPLEVGLVPAPAGEPRLTRWLRRGSGILAHLVALGFTIFLTALSRPGTSLFSWHPVFMALAFCLCMAEAILLFSPEHSPFFFCSRKARIRLHWAGQTLAILCAALGLGFIISSRTRSELPHLVSWHSWVGALTLLAIGGQALCGLYLLCPRAARVSRVARLKLYHLTCGLVVYLMATVTVLLGMYSVWFQAQVKGAVWYLCLALPVYPALVIMHQISRSYLPRKKMEM from the exons ATGCAGCCCCTGGAGGTAGGTCTGGTTCCCGCTCCAGCTGGGGAGCCGAGACTGACCCGCTGGCTGCGGCGAGGCAGTGGGATCTTGGCGCACCTGGTAGCTTTGGGCTTCACCATCTTTCTGACAGCGCTGTCCCGGCCAGGAACCA GTCTTTTCTCCTGGCACCCTGTATTTATGGCCTTGGCG TTCTGCCTCTGCATGGCCGAAGCCATCCTACTCTTCTCACCTGAACACTCCCCGTTCTTTTTCTGCTCCCGAAAAGCTCGGATCCGGCTCCACTGGGCAGGGCAGACCCTAGCCATCCTCTGTGCAGCTCTGGGCCTGGGCTTCATCATCTCCAGCAGGACCCGCAGTGAATTGCCTCATCTGGTGTCCTGGCACAGCTGGGTAGGAGCCCTGACACTGCTGGCCATTggtggccaggcactgtgtggGCTCTACCTCCTCTGTCCTCGGGCAGCCAGAGTCTCGAGGGTGGCTCGCCTCAAGCTCTACCATCTGACATGTGGACTGGTGGTCTACCTGATGGCTACAGTAACGGTGCTTCTGGGCATGTACTCAGTCTGGTTCCAGGCCCAGGTCAAAGGTGCAGTGTGGTACCTGTGCCTGGCACTGCCTGTGTATCCAGCCCTTGTGATCATGCACCAGATCTCCAGATCCTACTTAccaaggaagaaaatggaaatgtga
- the CYB561D1 gene encoding putative transmembrane reductase CYB561D1 isoform X1 has protein sequence MQPLEVGLVPAPAGEPRLTRWLRRGSGILAHLVALGFTIFLTALSRPGTSECAGRGGAGLRKGAERRCWRGSAWERRETWRRDPSCLFSWHPVFMALAFCLCMAEAILLFSPEHSPFFFCSRKARIRLHWAGQTLAILCAALGLGFIISSRTRSELPHLVSWHSWVGALTLLAIGGQALCGLYLLCPRAARVSRVARLKLYHLTCGLVVYLMATVTVLLGMYSVWFQAQVKGAVWYLCLALPVYPALVIMHQISRSYLPRKKMEM, from the exons ATGCAGCCCCTGGAGGTAGGTCTGGTTCCCGCTCCAGCTGGGGAGCCGAGACTGACCCGCTGGCTGCGGCGAGGCAGTGGGATCTTGGCGCACCTGGTAGCTTTGGGCTTCACCATCTTTCTGACAGCGCTGTCCCGGCCAGGAACCAGTGAGTgtgcggggcggggcggggcggggctgcgGAAGGGGGCGGAGCGGAGATGCTGGAGGGGCAGCGCTTGGGAGCGCCGAGAGACTTGGAGGAGGGACCCCAGCT GTCTTTTCTCCTGGCACCCTGTATTTATGGCCTTGGCG TTCTGCCTCTGCATGGCCGAAGCCATCCTACTCTTCTCACCTGAACACTCCCCGTTCTTTTTCTGCTCCCGAAAAGCTCGGATCCGGCTCCACTGGGCAGGGCAGACCCTAGCCATCCTCTGTGCAGCTCTGGGCCTGGGCTTCATCATCTCCAGCAGGACCCGCAGTGAATTGCCTCATCTGGTGTCCTGGCACAGCTGGGTAGGAGCCCTGACACTGCTGGCCATTggtggccaggcactgtgtggGCTCTACCTCCTCTGTCCTCGGGCAGCCAGAGTCTCGAGGGTGGCTCGCCTCAAGCTCTACCATCTGACATGTGGACTGGTGGTCTACCTGATGGCTACAGTAACGGTGCTTCTGGGCATGTACTCAGTCTGGTTCCAGGCCCAGGTCAAAGGTGCAGTGTGGTACCTGTGCCTGGCACTGCCTGTGTATCCAGCCCTTGTGATCATGCACCAGATCTCCAGATCCTACTTAccaaggaagaaaatggaaatgtga
- the CYB561D1 gene encoding putative transmembrane reductase CYB561D1 isoform X6, giving the protein MQPLEFCLCMAEAILLFSPEHSPFFFCSRKARIRLHWAGQTLAILCAALGLGFIISSRTRSELPHLVSWHSWVGALTLLAIGGQALCGLYLLCPRAARVSRVARLKLYHLTCGLVVYLMATVTVLLGMYSVWFQAQVKGAVWYLCLALPVYPALVIMHQISRSYLPRKKMEM; this is encoded by the exons ATGCAGCCCCTGGAG TTCTGCCTCTGCATGGCCGAAGCCATCCTACTCTTCTCACCTGAACACTCCCCGTTCTTTTTCTGCTCCCGAAAAGCTCGGATCCGGCTCCACTGGGCAGGGCAGACCCTAGCCATCCTCTGTGCAGCTCTGGGCCTGGGCTTCATCATCTCCAGCAGGACCCGCAGTGAATTGCCTCATCTGGTGTCCTGGCACAGCTGGGTAGGAGCCCTGACACTGCTGGCCATTggtggccaggcactgtgtggGCTCTACCTCCTCTGTCCTCGGGCAGCCAGAGTCTCGAGGGTGGCTCGCCTCAAGCTCTACCATCTGACATGTGGACTGGTGGTCTACCTGATGGCTACAGTAACGGTGCTTCTGGGCATGTACTCAGTCTGGTTCCAGGCCCAGGTCAAAGGTGCAGTGTGGTACCTGTGCCTGGCACTGCCTGTGTATCCAGCCCTTGTGATCATGCACCAGATCTCCAGATCCTACTTAccaaggaagaaaatggaaatgtga
- the CYB561D1 gene encoding putative transmembrane reductase CYB561D1 isoform X5 codes for MKWSGSCPVPFCLPALAGAGLSGVLALPPQPPEGAVVHTAALPEASPGWSLSGSRLRLRDRKPGRRARAAGVCGPAGHGHAAPGGRSGSRSSWGAETDPLAAARQWDLGAPGSFGLHHLSDSAVPARNQSFLLAPCIYGLGGCMRGPPFSQASKPDMKLTALSYVHSSASAWPKPSYSSHLNTPRSFSAPEKLGSGSTGQGRP; via the exons atGAAGTGGTCCGGGAGCTGTCCGGTCCCCTTCTGCCTCCCGGCTCTCGCGGGAGCGGGCCTCTCCGGAGTACTCGCGCTTCCCCCCCAGCCCCCAGAGGGCGCTGTGGTCCACACCGCCGCACTGCCGGAGGCGTCCCCGGGGTGGAGCCTCTCCGGCAGCCGCCTCCGCCTCCGCGATCGCAAACCCGGAAGACGTGCTCGGGCAGCTGGAGTGTGCGGGCCTGCTGGGCACGGCCATGCAGCCCCTGGAGGTAGGTCTGGTTCCCGCTCCAGCTGGGGAGCCGAGACTGACCCGCTGGCTGCGGCGAGGCAGTGGGATCTTGGCGCACCTGGTAGCTTTGGGCTTCACCATCTTTCTGACAGCGCTGTCCCGGCCAGGAACCA GTCTTTTCTCCTGGCACCCTGTATTTATGGCCTTGGCG GGTGTATGAGAGGACCTCCTTTTTCTCAGGCCTCCAAACCAGACATGAAGCTTACTGCTCTCTCCTATGTTCACAGTTCTGCCTCTGCATGGCCGAAGCCATCCTACTCTTCTCACCTGAACACTCCCCGTTCTTTTTCTGCTCCCGAAAAGCTCGGATCCGGCTCCACTGGGCAGGGCAGACCCTAG
- the CYB561D1 gene encoding putative transmembrane reductase CYB561D1 isoform X2: MKWSGSCPVPFCLPALAGAGLSGVLALPPQPPEGAVVHTAALPEASPGWSLSGSRLRLRDRKPGRRARAAGVCGPAGHGHAAPGGLFSWHPVFMALAFCLCMAEAILLFSPEHSPFFFCSRKARIRLHWAGQTLAILCAALGLGFIISSRTRSELPHLVSWHSWVGALTLLAIGGQALCGLYLLCPRAARVSRVARLKLYHLTCGLVVYLMATVTVLLGMYSVWFQAQVKGAVWYLCLALPVYPALVIMHQISRSYLPRKKMEM; the protein is encoded by the exons atGAAGTGGTCCGGGAGCTGTCCGGTCCCCTTCTGCCTCCCGGCTCTCGCGGGAGCGGGCCTCTCCGGAGTACTCGCGCTTCCCCCCCAGCCCCCAGAGGGCGCTGTGGTCCACACCGCCGCACTGCCGGAGGCGTCCCCGGGGTGGAGCCTCTCCGGCAGCCGCCTCCGCCTCCGCGATCGCAAACCCGGAAGACGTGCTCGGGCAGCTGGAGTGTGCGGGCCTGCTGGGCACGGCCATGCAGCCCCTGGAG GTCTTTTCTCCTGGCACCCTGTATTTATGGCCTTGGCG TTCTGCCTCTGCATGGCCGAAGCCATCCTACTCTTCTCACCTGAACACTCCCCGTTCTTTTTCTGCTCCCGAAAAGCTCGGATCCGGCTCCACTGGGCAGGGCAGACCCTAGCCATCCTCTGTGCAGCTCTGGGCCTGGGCTTCATCATCTCCAGCAGGACCCGCAGTGAATTGCCTCATCTGGTGTCCTGGCACAGCTGGGTAGGAGCCCTGACACTGCTGGCCATTggtggccaggcactgtgtggGCTCTACCTCCTCTGTCCTCGGGCAGCCAGAGTCTCGAGGGTGGCTCGCCTCAAGCTCTACCATCTGACATGTGGACTGGTGGTCTACCTGATGGCTACAGTAACGGTGCTTCTGGGCATGTACTCAGTCTGGTTCCAGGCCCAGGTCAAAGGTGCAGTGTGGTACCTGTGCCTGGCACTGCCTGTGTATCCAGCCCTTGTGATCATGCACCAGATCTCCAGATCCTACTTAccaaggaagaaaatggaaatgtga
- the CYB561D1 gene encoding putative transmembrane reductase CYB561D1 isoform X7, whose translation MQPLEVGLVPAPAGEPRLTRWLRRGSGILAHLVALGFTIFLTALSRPGTKTGPLLEDRSEGGRAWWVTPEIPALWEADSGGSLEVFSPGTLYLWPWRSASAWPKPSYSSHLNTPRSFSAPEKLGSGSTGQGRP comes from the exons ATGCAGCCCCTGGAGGTAGGTCTGGTTCCCGCTCCAGCTGGGGAGCCGAGACTGACCCGCTGGCTGCGGCGAGGCAGTGGGATCTTGGCGCACCTGGTAGCTTTGGGCTTCACCATCTTTCTGACAGCGCTGTCCCGGCCAGGAACCA AAACAGGTCCCCTGTTGGAGGATAGAAGTGAAGGAGGCCGGGCTTGGTGggtcacgcctgaaatcccagcactttgggaggcagactcgggtggatcacttgag GTCTTTTCTCCTGGCACCCTGTATTTATGGCCTTGGCG TTCTGCCTCTGCATGGCCGAAGCCATCCTACTCTTCTCACCTGAACACTCCCCGTTCTTTTTCTGCTCCCGAAAAGCTCGGATCCGGCTCCACTGGGCAGGGCAGACCCTAG